Proteins encoded together in one Telopea speciosissima isolate NSW1024214 ecotype Mountain lineage chromosome 4, Tspe_v1, whole genome shotgun sequence window:
- the LOC122658177 gene encoding uncharacterized protein LOC122658177 — protein sequence METTQDDVYQFVTDFFTSGVLPKELNSTLIYLIPKVPSPEHAEQFHSISLCNTAVKVISKIFSDRLKSMLNDVISPYQSAFVPDRLISDNVFLAHEIFHYIKRQKRDKKKLLGIKLDMKKAYDRMEWPFIKESLIRMGFCVKWVELIMKCITSVSYSLLVNGVLSAIVAEAGQNQLVRGIWVRGRAPPISHLLFADECLMFSEVQLQEINHLQDCLEKYCKASGQEINLSKLTLTFSPNTPTKFKRWFSRILKIRYGDGPSKYLGLSAEIGISKAEVFKDITDRTCKRVQGWK from the exons ATGGAAACCACGCAGGACGATGTATACCAATTTGTGACAGATTTCTTTACTTCTGGTGTGCTTCCCAAGGAGCTGAATAGTACCCTCATCTATCTGATTCCAAAGGTCCCTTCGCCGGAGCATGCAGAGCAGTTTCACTCAATCAGTCTGTGCAACACAGCAGTCAAGGTGATCTCTAAAATTTTTAGTGATAGGCTGAAAAGTATGCTGAATGATGTGATCTCTCCCTACCAATCGGCCTTTGTGCCTGATCGTTTGATCTCTGACAATGTCTTTCTCGCCCATGAGATCTTCCACTACATCAAGAGGCAAAAAAGGGACAAGAAGAAATTGTTAGGGATTAAACTTGACATgaaaaaagcttatgataggaTGGAATGGCCTTTTATTAAGGAGAGCTTAATTAGGATGGGTTTCTGTGTAAAATGGGTTGAGCTAATCATGAAATGTATTACATCTGTTTCGTACTCTCTTCTTGTTAATGGA GTGTTGAGTGCTATTGTCGCTGAGGCGGGGCAGAATCAGCTTGTTAGAGGCATTTGGGTTCGTGGTCGTGCTCCCCCTATCTCCCACCTATTATTCGCTGATGAGTGTCTCATGTTCTCGGAGGTGCAGTTGCAAGAAATCAATCATTTGCAGGACTGTCTGGAGAAGTACTGTAAAGCTAGTGGCCAGGAGATTAATTTGAGTAAATTGACCCTAACTTTTAGTCCCAACACCCCTACAAAGTTCAAAAGATGGTTCTCTCGCATACTAAAGATCCGATACGGTGATGGTCCATCCAAATATCTGGGTTTATCGGCCGAGATTGGAATCTCAAAGGCGGAGGTTTTCAAGGACATCACTGATAGAACTTGTAAGCGGGTTCAAGGTTGGAAGTAG
- the LOC122659717 gene encoding auxin-induced protein 6B-like, whose translation MAAELEKCCRIRHIVRLRQMLRRWRQKAASAALKSTGRSIPSDVPAGHVAVCVGSSCRRFVVRATYLNHPVFKRLLVQTEEEYGFINQGPLAIPCDEKLFEEILRFLSRSDSFVNSDRFVNLEDFQTSCHVGIRSNLDFWPESRPLLRGFTDKTIL comes from the coding sequence ATGGCAGCAGAGCTCGAGAAATGCTGCAGAATCCGGCACATTGTGAGATTACGGCAGATGCTGAGGCGATGGCGACAAAAAGCCGCATCGGCTGCTCTGAAATCGACCGGCCGCAGTATCCCCTCTGACGTTCCCGCAGGACACGTGGCGGTTTGCGTCGGTTCGAGTTGCCGAAGGTTTGTGGTGAGGGCGACCTACCTGAACCATCCGGTGTTCAAGAGACTGCTGGTGCAAACAGAAGAGGAGTACGGATTCATCAACCAGGGTCCCCTCGCCATTCCATGCGACGAGAAGCTCTTTGAAGAGATCCTCCGATTCCTCTCCCGCTCCGACTCGTTTGTTAACTCGGACCGTTTTGTAAATCTCGAAGACTTTCAGACGTCCTGTCACGTAGGCATCCGGAGTAATCTCGATTTCTGGCCTGAATCTCGGCCGCTCCTCCGTGGATTTACGGATAAAACAATCTTATAA
- the LOC122658451 gene encoding filament-like plant protein 4 isoform X3 → MDRRSWPWKKKSYDKAIEKTLSASDYTGASLVSARAQGDQEISKKAKYVQISMESYAQFTGLEEQVKVLEDQVKVSEDEVLTLNEKLTSAQSEMTTKDNLVKQHAKVAEEAVSGWEKAEAEASALKHQLESVTLLKLTAEDRASHLDGALKECMRQIRNLKEEHELKLHEVVLTKTKQWDKIKLNFEAKIDDLEQELLRSSAENAALSRSLQERSNMLMKISEEKSQAEADIELLKSDIQSCEKEISSLKYEFHIVSKELEIRNEEKNMSIRSAEVANKQHLEGVKKIAKLEAECQRLRGLVRKKLPGPAALAQMQQEVENLGRDYGEIRPRRSPVRSPSPHLAPLPEFSLDDVQQCHKETEFLTARLLAMEEETKMLKEALAKRNSEVQASRNMCAKTTSRLRSLEAQMQALAQQKGSPKLTTDMPIDGTSSQNASNPPSLTSMSEDGIDEDGSCAESWVTPLISELSQFKKERDVDKTIKPDNSNRLGLMDDFLEMEKLACLSAEPNSAISTSDGLTDKVTKDLEHSALADVAKGADLCLEQQAGLDTPVNQVSSNVEHSAMELESGIDQVTLSKLRSRISMVFESQAKDANVEKILEDIKHVLDLHDSLPRNSVSSVKKIYSTDSTSDHQASPQEDICEIMESGFPLAKDNNNCEDNRHIIDQELAAAISQIHDFVVSLGKEATSVQDSSPDGHGLYIKIEEFSASVSKILCRKMSLVDFVLDLSRVMAKAGELSFNVQGYKGNEGETSMSDCIDKVALPENKVSLDDPVRERFPNGCALISHSTSDPEVLQEGSPIPGSELNSKSCKCSLEELEQLKSDKHNMEMDLTRCTVELENTSSQLQETEQLLAELKAQLASSQKSNSLADTQLKCMAESYKLLETHAQELEAEVNLLRAKAEALDNELQEEKCNHQNALKKCNELQVQIKRRER, encoded by the exons ATGGACCGCCGAAGTTGgccatggaagaaaaaatcaTATGACAAAGCAATTGAGAAAACACTTTCTGCATCAGATTATACTGGTGCTTCCTTGGTTTCAGCGAGAGCACAGGGTGATCAG GAAATTTCAAAGAAAGCAAAATATGTTCAAATATCTATGGAGTCATATGCCCAATTCACTGGATTGGAGGAACAAGTTAAGGTATTGGAGGATCAGGTTAAGGTATCAGAGGATGAAGTCTTGACATTAAACGAAAAGCTGACCTCAGCACAGTCAGAGATGACCACTAAGGATAATCTGGTCAAGCAGCATGCAAAAGTTGCTGAAGAAGCTGTTTCAG GCTGGGAAAAGGCTGAAGCAGAAGCTTCTGCTTTGAAACATCAACTTGAATCTGTCACACTTCTGAAGCTTACTGCTGAAGATCGGGCATCCCATCTGGATGGTGCTCTCAAAGAGTGCATGAGGCAAATACGGAATTTGAAGGAAGAGCACGAACTGAAGTTGCATGAGGTTGTTCTCACCAAAACCAAGCAATGGGACAAGATCAAGCTTAATTTTGAGGCCAAAATAGATGATTTAGAGCAAGAACTCCTTAGATCCTCTGCTGAAAATGCTGCATTATCTAGGTCGTTGCAAGAACGTTCCAACATGCTAATGAAGATCAGTGAAGAAAAATCACAAGCTGAGGCTGACATTGAACTTTTAAAGAGCGATATTCAATCTTGTGAAAAAGAGATAAGCTCACTTAAATATGAGTTCCATATAGTATCAAAGGAGCTTGAAATCCGGAATGAAGAGAAGAACATGAGTATTAGGTCTGCTGAAGTGGCCAACAAACAGCATTTAGAGGGTGTCAAGAAGATTGCCAAGTTAGAAGCAGAGTGTCAGAGGTTACGTGGCCTTGTTAGGAAAAAGTTGCCCGGGCCTGCTGCATTGGCCCAAATGCAGCAAGAAGTTGAGAACCTAGGCCGGGATTATGGAGAAATTCGACCACGGAGGTCTCCTGTTAGGAGTCCTAGCCCACATTTGGCTCCACTCCCTGAATTTTCTCTTGACGATGTTCAGCAGTGCCATAAAGAAACTGAGTTTCTCACTGCACGTTTGTTGGcaatggaagaagaaacaaagatgcTGAAAGAGGCTTTGGCAAAGCGAAACAGTGAAGTGCAAGCTTCAAGAAACATGTGTGCTAAAACAACTAGTAGGCTTCGAAGCCTAGAAGCACAGATGCAGGCACTTGCTCAACAAAAAGGGTCTCCAAAATTAACTACTGATATGCCTATTGACGGTACCTCAAGCCAAAATGCAAGCAATCCTCCGAGCTTGACTTCCATGTCTGAAGATGGGATTGACGAGGACGGAAGTTGTGCAGAGTCCTGGGTTACACCTTTGATTTCGGAGCTCTCTCAATTCAAGAAGGAAAGGGATGTCGATAAGACTATCAAGCCTGATAATTCGAATCGATTGGGACTTATGGATGACTTCCTGGAGATGGAGAAATTGGCATGTTTATCAGCTGAACCAAATAGTGCCATCTCCACCTCAGATGGTTTAACTGATAAGGTTACTAAAGATTTGGAGCATAGTGCTTTGGCTGATGTTGCAAAAGGTGCAGACCTCTGTTTAGAACAGCAGGCTGGCTTGGACACACCAGTGAATCAGGTCTCCTCTAATGTGGAGCACTCAGCAATGGAACTTGAATCTGGCATAGACCAAGTCACATTGTCAAAGCTCAGATCAAGAATTTCAATGGTGTTTGAATCTCAAGCTAAGGATGCTAATGTGGAGAAGATTTTAGAGGACATTAAACATGTGCTGGATTTACATGATTCTCTGCCTCGGAACTCTGTAAGTTCTGTCAAGAAAATTTACTCTACGGATTCTACTTCTGATCATCAGGCATCTCCTCAAGAAGATATTTGTGAAATTATGGAAAGTGGGTTTCCTTTGGCCAAAGACAATAATAATTGTGAAGATAATAGGCATATCATAGACCAGGAATTGGCTGCTGCTATTTCTCAGATTCATGATTTTGTGGTGTCACTGGGCAAGGAAGCTACATCAGTGCAGGACAGTTCTCCTGATGGACATGGGTTATATATAAAGATTGAAGAGTTCTCTGCCTCTGTCAGCAAAATTCTTTGCAGAAAAATGAGTTTGGTTGACTTTGTTCTTGACCTTTCTCGTGTTATGGCCAAAGCTGGTGAACTCAGCTTCAATGTCCAGGGGTATAAGGGAAATGAAGGAGAAACCAGCATGTCGGATTGCATAGATAAAGTGGCATTACCAGAAAATAAGGTTTCCCTGGATGACCcagtgagagagagatttccCAATGGCTGTGCCCTCATTTCTCACTCTACTTCTGATCCTGAAGTTCTTCAGGAAGGAAGTCCCATTCCAGGCTCCGAACTGAATTCTAAGTCTTGCAAATGCTCACTGGAGGAACTGGAACAACTGAAATCAGACAAACATAACATGGAAATGGATTTAACTAGGTGCACCGTAGAGCTTGAAAACACAAGTTCTCAGTTACAAGAAACAGAGCAACTTCTGGCAGAGCTTAAGGCACAATTGGCATCTTCTCAAAAATCAAACAGCTTAGCAGATACACAGCTAAAATGTATGGCGGAATCCTATAAGTTACTTGAAACTCATGCACAGGAGTTAGAAGCCGAAGTCAACCTTCTACGTGCAAAAGCTGAGGCTTTAGATAATGAACTTCAGGAAGAAAAGTGCAATCATCAAAATGCTCTGAAGAAATGCAATGAACTTCAAGTGCAAATAAAAAG gagagagagatag
- the LOC122658451 gene encoding filament-like plant protein 4 isoform X1 has translation MDRRSWPWKKKSYDKAIEKTLSASDYTGASLVSARAQGDQEISKKAKYVQISMESYAQFTGLEEQVKVLEDQVKVSEDEVLTLNEKLTSAQSEMTTKDNLVKQHAKVAEEAVSGWEKAEAEASALKHQLESVTLLKLTAEDRASHLDGALKECMRQIRNLKEEHELKLHEVVLTKTKQWDKIKLNFEAKIDDLEQELLRSSAENAALSRSLQERSNMLMKISEEKSQAEADIELLKSDIQSCEKEISSLKYEFHIVSKELEIRNEEKNMSIRSAEVANKQHLEGVKKIAKLEAECQRLRGLVRKKLPGPAALAQMQQEVENLGRDYGEIRPRRSPVRSPSPHLAPLPEFSLDDVQQCHKETEFLTARLLAMEEETKMLKEALAKRNSEVQASRNMCAKTTSRLRSLEAQMQALAQQKGSPKLTTDMPIDGTSSQNASNPPSLTSMSEDGIDEDGSCAESWVTPLISELSQFKKERDVDKTIKPDNSNRLGLMDDFLEMEKLACLSAEPNSAISTSDGLTDKVTKDLEHSALADVAKGADLCLEQQAGLDTPVNQVSSNVEHSAMELESGIDQVTLSKLRSRISMVFESQAKDANVEKILEDIKHVLDLHDSLPRNSVSSVKKIYSTDSTSDHQASPQEDICEIMESGFPLAKDNNNCEDNRHIIDQELAAAISQIHDFVVSLGKEATSVQDSSPDGHGLYIKIEEFSASVSKILCRKMSLVDFVLDLSRVMAKAGELSFNVQGYKGNEGETSMSDCIDKVALPENKVSLDDPVRERFPNGCALISHSTSDPEVLQEGSPIPGSELNSKSCKCSLEELEQLKSDKHNMEMDLTRCTVELENTSSQLQETEQLLAELKAQLASSQKSNSLADTQLKCMAESYKLLETHAQELEAEVNLLRAKAEALDNELQEEKCNHQNALKKCNELQVQIKRSESCSKCLSSSAADVCTKTKQEREIDAATEKLSECQETIFLLSRQLKAMRPPTELMGSLHSEMHQKGENLMVDEPIPSDLNPESIHGSKYFDQSEMESAASTNVRRVSGEYPSDAFNSPSSPSDAEANMHLRSPVGSRQPRHRSTSSGSSTSSSAQTPEKHSRGFSRFFSSKTKNGY, from the exons ATGGACCGCCGAAGTTGgccatggaagaaaaaatcaTATGACAAAGCAATTGAGAAAACACTTTCTGCATCAGATTATACTGGTGCTTCCTTGGTTTCAGCGAGAGCACAGGGTGATCAG GAAATTTCAAAGAAAGCAAAATATGTTCAAATATCTATGGAGTCATATGCCCAATTCACTGGATTGGAGGAACAAGTTAAGGTATTGGAGGATCAGGTTAAGGTATCAGAGGATGAAGTCTTGACATTAAACGAAAAGCTGACCTCAGCACAGTCAGAGATGACCACTAAGGATAATCTGGTCAAGCAGCATGCAAAAGTTGCTGAAGAAGCTGTTTCAG GCTGGGAAAAGGCTGAAGCAGAAGCTTCTGCTTTGAAACATCAACTTGAATCTGTCACACTTCTGAAGCTTACTGCTGAAGATCGGGCATCCCATCTGGATGGTGCTCTCAAAGAGTGCATGAGGCAAATACGGAATTTGAAGGAAGAGCACGAACTGAAGTTGCATGAGGTTGTTCTCACCAAAACCAAGCAATGGGACAAGATCAAGCTTAATTTTGAGGCCAAAATAGATGATTTAGAGCAAGAACTCCTTAGATCCTCTGCTGAAAATGCTGCATTATCTAGGTCGTTGCAAGAACGTTCCAACATGCTAATGAAGATCAGTGAAGAAAAATCACAAGCTGAGGCTGACATTGAACTTTTAAAGAGCGATATTCAATCTTGTGAAAAAGAGATAAGCTCACTTAAATATGAGTTCCATATAGTATCAAAGGAGCTTGAAATCCGGAATGAAGAGAAGAACATGAGTATTAGGTCTGCTGAAGTGGCCAACAAACAGCATTTAGAGGGTGTCAAGAAGATTGCCAAGTTAGAAGCAGAGTGTCAGAGGTTACGTGGCCTTGTTAGGAAAAAGTTGCCCGGGCCTGCTGCATTGGCCCAAATGCAGCAAGAAGTTGAGAACCTAGGCCGGGATTATGGAGAAATTCGACCACGGAGGTCTCCTGTTAGGAGTCCTAGCCCACATTTGGCTCCACTCCCTGAATTTTCTCTTGACGATGTTCAGCAGTGCCATAAAGAAACTGAGTTTCTCACTGCACGTTTGTTGGcaatggaagaagaaacaaagatgcTGAAAGAGGCTTTGGCAAAGCGAAACAGTGAAGTGCAAGCTTCAAGAAACATGTGTGCTAAAACAACTAGTAGGCTTCGAAGCCTAGAAGCACAGATGCAGGCACTTGCTCAACAAAAAGGGTCTCCAAAATTAACTACTGATATGCCTATTGACGGTACCTCAAGCCAAAATGCAAGCAATCCTCCGAGCTTGACTTCCATGTCTGAAGATGGGATTGACGAGGACGGAAGTTGTGCAGAGTCCTGGGTTACACCTTTGATTTCGGAGCTCTCTCAATTCAAGAAGGAAAGGGATGTCGATAAGACTATCAAGCCTGATAATTCGAATCGATTGGGACTTATGGATGACTTCCTGGAGATGGAGAAATTGGCATGTTTATCAGCTGAACCAAATAGTGCCATCTCCACCTCAGATGGTTTAACTGATAAGGTTACTAAAGATTTGGAGCATAGTGCTTTGGCTGATGTTGCAAAAGGTGCAGACCTCTGTTTAGAACAGCAGGCTGGCTTGGACACACCAGTGAATCAGGTCTCCTCTAATGTGGAGCACTCAGCAATGGAACTTGAATCTGGCATAGACCAAGTCACATTGTCAAAGCTCAGATCAAGAATTTCAATGGTGTTTGAATCTCAAGCTAAGGATGCTAATGTGGAGAAGATTTTAGAGGACATTAAACATGTGCTGGATTTACATGATTCTCTGCCTCGGAACTCTGTAAGTTCTGTCAAGAAAATTTACTCTACGGATTCTACTTCTGATCATCAGGCATCTCCTCAAGAAGATATTTGTGAAATTATGGAAAGTGGGTTTCCTTTGGCCAAAGACAATAATAATTGTGAAGATAATAGGCATATCATAGACCAGGAATTGGCTGCTGCTATTTCTCAGATTCATGATTTTGTGGTGTCACTGGGCAAGGAAGCTACATCAGTGCAGGACAGTTCTCCTGATGGACATGGGTTATATATAAAGATTGAAGAGTTCTCTGCCTCTGTCAGCAAAATTCTTTGCAGAAAAATGAGTTTGGTTGACTTTGTTCTTGACCTTTCTCGTGTTATGGCCAAAGCTGGTGAACTCAGCTTCAATGTCCAGGGGTATAAGGGAAATGAAGGAGAAACCAGCATGTCGGATTGCATAGATAAAGTGGCATTACCAGAAAATAAGGTTTCCCTGGATGACCcagtgagagagagatttccCAATGGCTGTGCCCTCATTTCTCACTCTACTTCTGATCCTGAAGTTCTTCAGGAAGGAAGTCCCATTCCAGGCTCCGAACTGAATTCTAAGTCTTGCAAATGCTCACTGGAGGAACTGGAACAACTGAAATCAGACAAACATAACATGGAAATGGATTTAACTAGGTGCACCGTAGAGCTTGAAAACACAAGTTCTCAGTTACAAGAAACAGAGCAACTTCTGGCAGAGCTTAAGGCACAATTGGCATCTTCTCAAAAATCAAACAGCTTAGCAGATACACAGCTAAAATGTATGGCGGAATCCTATAAGTTACTTGAAACTCATGCACAGGAGTTAGAAGCCGAAGTCAACCTTCTACGTGCAAAAGCTGAGGCTTTAGATAATGAACTTCAGGAAGAAAAGTGCAATCATCAAAATGCTCTGAAGAAATGCAATGAACTTCAAGTGCAAATAAAAAG GAGTGAGAGCTGTTCGAAGTGTTTATCATCTTCTGCTGCTGATGTATGCACTAAGACCAAACAG gagagagagatagacgcTGCTACAGAGAAGCTCTCAGAGTGCCAGGAGACCATTTTCCTTCTCAGTAGGCAATTGAAAGCTATGCGGCCTCCAACAGAGCTCATGGGATCTCTGCACAGTGAGATGCATCAAAAGGGTGAAAATTTAATGGTAGATGAGCCAATTCCTAGTGATTTGAACCCAGAAAGCATCCACGGATCAAAGTACTTTGATCAGTCTGAAATGGAAAGTGCTGCTTCTACAAATGTTAGGAGAGTGAGTGGTGAGTACCCCTCAGATGCATTCAATTCTCCCAGTAGTCCATCTGACGCTGAAGCAAACATGCACTTGAGATCCCCAGTCGGTTCAAGGCAACCAAGACACAGGTCTACAAGTTCAGGCTCCTCTACTTCCTCTTCAGCCCAAACTCCTGAGAAGCATTCACGGGGTTTTAGCCGGTTCTTTTCGTCCAAAACAAAGAATGGGTATTAG
- the LOC122658451 gene encoding filament-like plant protein 4 isoform X2: MDRRSWPWKKKSYDKAIEKTLSASDYTGASLVSARAQGDQEISKKAKYVQISMESYAQFTGLEEQVKVLEDQVKVSEDEVLTLNEKLTSAQSEMTTKDNLVKQHAKVAEEAVSGWEKAEAEASALKHQLESVTLLKLTAEDRASHLDGALKECMRQIRNLKEEHELKLHEVVLTKTKQWDKIKLNFEAKIDDLEQELLRSSAENAALSRSLQERSNMLMKISEEKSQAEADIELLKSDIQSCEKEISSLKYEFHIVSKELEIRNEEKNMSIRSAEVANKQHLEGVKKIAKLEAECQRLRGLVRKKLPGPAALAQMQQEVENLGRDYGEIRPRRSPVRSPSPHLAPLPEFSLDDVQQCHKETEFLTARLLAMEEETKMLKEALAKRNSEVQASRNMCAKTTSRLRSLEAQMQALAQQKGSPKLTTDMPIDGTSSQNASNPPSLTSMSEDGIDEDGSCAESWVTPLISELSQFKKERDVDKTIKPDNSNRLGLMDDFLEMEKLACLSAEPNSAISTSDGLTDKVTKDLEHSALADVAKGADLCLEQQAGLDTPVNQVSSNVEHSAMELESGIDQVTLSKLRSRISMVFESQAKDANVEKILEDIKHVLDLHDSLPRNSVSSVKKIYSTDSTSDHQASPQEDICEIMESGFPLAKDNNNCEDNRHIIDQELAAAISQIHDFVVSLGKEATSVQDSSPDGHGLYIKIEEFSASVSKILCRKMSLVDFVLDLSRVMAKAGELSFNVQGYKGNEGETSMSDCIDKVALPENKVSLDDPVRERFPNGCALISHSTSDPEVLQEGSPIPGSELNSKSCKCSLEELEQLKSDKHNMEMDLTRCTVELENTSSQLQETEQLLAELKAQLASSQKSNSLADTQLKCMAESYKLLETHAQELEAEVNLLRAKAEALDNELQEEKCNHQNALKKCNELQVQIKRSESCSKCLSSSAADVCTKTKQREIDAATEKLSECQETIFLLSRQLKAMRPPTELMGSLHSEMHQKGENLMVDEPIPSDLNPESIHGSKYFDQSEMESAASTNVRRVSGEYPSDAFNSPSSPSDAEANMHLRSPVGSRQPRHRSTSSGSSTSSSAQTPEKHSRGFSRFFSSKTKNGY, encoded by the exons ATGGACCGCCGAAGTTGgccatggaagaaaaaatcaTATGACAAAGCAATTGAGAAAACACTTTCTGCATCAGATTATACTGGTGCTTCCTTGGTTTCAGCGAGAGCACAGGGTGATCAG GAAATTTCAAAGAAAGCAAAATATGTTCAAATATCTATGGAGTCATATGCCCAATTCACTGGATTGGAGGAACAAGTTAAGGTATTGGAGGATCAGGTTAAGGTATCAGAGGATGAAGTCTTGACATTAAACGAAAAGCTGACCTCAGCACAGTCAGAGATGACCACTAAGGATAATCTGGTCAAGCAGCATGCAAAAGTTGCTGAAGAAGCTGTTTCAG GCTGGGAAAAGGCTGAAGCAGAAGCTTCTGCTTTGAAACATCAACTTGAATCTGTCACACTTCTGAAGCTTACTGCTGAAGATCGGGCATCCCATCTGGATGGTGCTCTCAAAGAGTGCATGAGGCAAATACGGAATTTGAAGGAAGAGCACGAACTGAAGTTGCATGAGGTTGTTCTCACCAAAACCAAGCAATGGGACAAGATCAAGCTTAATTTTGAGGCCAAAATAGATGATTTAGAGCAAGAACTCCTTAGATCCTCTGCTGAAAATGCTGCATTATCTAGGTCGTTGCAAGAACGTTCCAACATGCTAATGAAGATCAGTGAAGAAAAATCACAAGCTGAGGCTGACATTGAACTTTTAAAGAGCGATATTCAATCTTGTGAAAAAGAGATAAGCTCACTTAAATATGAGTTCCATATAGTATCAAAGGAGCTTGAAATCCGGAATGAAGAGAAGAACATGAGTATTAGGTCTGCTGAAGTGGCCAACAAACAGCATTTAGAGGGTGTCAAGAAGATTGCCAAGTTAGAAGCAGAGTGTCAGAGGTTACGTGGCCTTGTTAGGAAAAAGTTGCCCGGGCCTGCTGCATTGGCCCAAATGCAGCAAGAAGTTGAGAACCTAGGCCGGGATTATGGAGAAATTCGACCACGGAGGTCTCCTGTTAGGAGTCCTAGCCCACATTTGGCTCCACTCCCTGAATTTTCTCTTGACGATGTTCAGCAGTGCCATAAAGAAACTGAGTTTCTCACTGCACGTTTGTTGGcaatggaagaagaaacaaagatgcTGAAAGAGGCTTTGGCAAAGCGAAACAGTGAAGTGCAAGCTTCAAGAAACATGTGTGCTAAAACAACTAGTAGGCTTCGAAGCCTAGAAGCACAGATGCAGGCACTTGCTCAACAAAAAGGGTCTCCAAAATTAACTACTGATATGCCTATTGACGGTACCTCAAGCCAAAATGCAAGCAATCCTCCGAGCTTGACTTCCATGTCTGAAGATGGGATTGACGAGGACGGAAGTTGTGCAGAGTCCTGGGTTACACCTTTGATTTCGGAGCTCTCTCAATTCAAGAAGGAAAGGGATGTCGATAAGACTATCAAGCCTGATAATTCGAATCGATTGGGACTTATGGATGACTTCCTGGAGATGGAGAAATTGGCATGTTTATCAGCTGAACCAAATAGTGCCATCTCCACCTCAGATGGTTTAACTGATAAGGTTACTAAAGATTTGGAGCATAGTGCTTTGGCTGATGTTGCAAAAGGTGCAGACCTCTGTTTAGAACAGCAGGCTGGCTTGGACACACCAGTGAATCAGGTCTCCTCTAATGTGGAGCACTCAGCAATGGAACTTGAATCTGGCATAGACCAAGTCACATTGTCAAAGCTCAGATCAAGAATTTCAATGGTGTTTGAATCTCAAGCTAAGGATGCTAATGTGGAGAAGATTTTAGAGGACATTAAACATGTGCTGGATTTACATGATTCTCTGCCTCGGAACTCTGTAAGTTCTGTCAAGAAAATTTACTCTACGGATTCTACTTCTGATCATCAGGCATCTCCTCAAGAAGATATTTGTGAAATTATGGAAAGTGGGTTTCCTTTGGCCAAAGACAATAATAATTGTGAAGATAATAGGCATATCATAGACCAGGAATTGGCTGCTGCTATTTCTCAGATTCATGATTTTGTGGTGTCACTGGGCAAGGAAGCTACATCAGTGCAGGACAGTTCTCCTGATGGACATGGGTTATATATAAAGATTGAAGAGTTCTCTGCCTCTGTCAGCAAAATTCTTTGCAGAAAAATGAGTTTGGTTGACTTTGTTCTTGACCTTTCTCGTGTTATGGCCAAAGCTGGTGAACTCAGCTTCAATGTCCAGGGGTATAAGGGAAATGAAGGAGAAACCAGCATGTCGGATTGCATAGATAAAGTGGCATTACCAGAAAATAAGGTTTCCCTGGATGACCcagtgagagagagatttccCAATGGCTGTGCCCTCATTTCTCACTCTACTTCTGATCCTGAAGTTCTTCAGGAAGGAAGTCCCATTCCAGGCTCCGAACTGAATTCTAAGTCTTGCAAATGCTCACTGGAGGAACTGGAACAACTGAAATCAGACAAACATAACATGGAAATGGATTTAACTAGGTGCACCGTAGAGCTTGAAAACACAAGTTCTCAGTTACAAGAAACAGAGCAACTTCTGGCAGAGCTTAAGGCACAATTGGCATCTTCTCAAAAATCAAACAGCTTAGCAGATACACAGCTAAAATGTATGGCGGAATCCTATAAGTTACTTGAAACTCATGCACAGGAGTTAGAAGCCGAAGTCAACCTTCTACGTGCAAAAGCTGAGGCTTTAGATAATGAACTTCAGGAAGAAAAGTGCAATCATCAAAATGCTCTGAAGAAATGCAATGAACTTCAAGTGCAAATAAAAAG GAGTGAGAGCTGTTCGAAGTGTTTATCATCTTCTGCTGCTGATGTATGCACTAAGACCAAACAG agagagatagacgcTGCTACAGAGAAGCTCTCAGAGTGCCAGGAGACCATTTTCCTTCTCAGTAGGCAATTGAAAGCTATGCGGCCTCCAACAGAGCTCATGGGATCTCTGCACAGTGAGATGCATCAAAAGGGTGAAAATTTAATGGTAGATGAGCCAATTCCTAGTGATTTGAACCCAGAAAGCATCCACGGATCAAAGTACTTTGATCAGTCTGAAATGGAAAGTGCTGCTTCTACAAATGTTAGGAGAGTGAGTGGTGAGTACCCCTCAGATGCATTCAATTCTCCCAGTAGTCCATCTGACGCTGAAGCAAACATGCACTTGAGATCCCCAGTCGGTTCAAGGCAACCAAGACACAGGTCTACAAGTTCAGGCTCCTCTACTTCCTCTTCAGCCCAAACTCCTGAGAAGCATTCACGGGGTTTTAGCCGGTTCTTTTCGTCCAAAACAAAGAATGGGTATTAG